The proteins below come from a single Angustibacter sp. Root456 genomic window:
- a CDS encoding LysR family transcriptional regulator: MDVTLRQLAVFRALARELHFARAAASTGLSQPTVSKEVARLERTLGVKLFHRSSGGTSLTAEGASLVDAAERVLAALDDLDRAAGLARRRSTREVRVAASPSVVNHLMPLLLSHLERTDPPVDVTAVEVETGRVSAALDQGTADLGLGHHVAAPAHGRVRTIGQDELFVIAASSVLGASDAAVDLSRLTDVPLLLWPREQSPVYHDALLEICRSRGLDPLLLTGTSRLGGSRSYLLREGRAFALGPRDFAVSEGLGVRAAPLDPPAFVPLDLAWVEPLPPAAEVVVRQVRALTDPPIPTPL; this comes from the coding sequence ATGGACGTCACGCTGCGCCAGCTCGCGGTGTTCCGGGCGCTCGCGCGCGAGCTGCACTTCGCGCGGGCGGCCGCGAGCACGGGGCTGTCGCAGCCGACGGTGAGCAAGGAGGTCGCCCGACTCGAGCGCACGCTCGGGGTGAAGCTGTTCCACCGCTCCAGCGGAGGGACCAGCCTCACGGCCGAAGGCGCCTCACTGGTGGACGCGGCCGAGCGCGTCCTCGCTGCCCTCGACGACCTCGACCGCGCCGCGGGCCTCGCCCGGCGGCGCAGCACCCGCGAGGTGCGAGTCGCCGCGTCGCCGAGCGTCGTCAACCACCTCATGCCGCTGTTGCTGAGTCACCTGGAACGCACCGACCCGCCGGTGGACGTCACCGCCGTGGAGGTCGAGACCGGACGCGTGAGCGCCGCTCTGGACCAGGGGACGGCGGACCTCGGCCTCGGCCACCACGTCGCGGCCCCTGCGCACGGCAGGGTCCGCACGATCGGGCAGGACGAGCTGTTCGTGATCGCCGCCTCGAGCGTGCTCGGCGCGAGCGACGCAGCGGTGGACCTGAGCCGGCTCACCGACGTCCCGTTGCTGTTGTGGCCCCGCGAGCAGAGCCCCGTCTACCACGACGCGCTGCTCGAGATCTGCCGCTCGCGCGGCTTGGATCCCCTGCTGCTGACCGGCACCTCGCGACTGGGCGGCTCGCGCTCCTACCTGCTGCGCGAGGGGCGCGCCTTCGCCCTCGGCCCGCGTGACTTCGCCGTCTCCGAAGGTCTCGGGGTGCGTGCGGCGCCCCTGGACCCGCCCGCCTTCGTGCCGCTCGACCTCGCGTGGGTCGAGCCGTTGCCACCGGCAGCGGAGGTGGTCGTCCGGCAGGTCCGCGCGCTGACTGATCCACCGATCCCGACGCCGTTGTAG